Proteins encoded by one window of Glycine soja cultivar W05 chromosome 15, ASM419377v2, whole genome shotgun sequence:
- the LOC114388693 gene encoding uncharacterized protein LOC114388693 isoform X1: MMLCLLSFSESVSDFSLLCMAVKVWQKLQAQVDKLSDARLEEAFYQNTKALQSFQCLDANTYRRSMILKANILLAKLQFLNFKAAPLLDLLVSSTWYSQASTHQTKGFSRLNLHKKRSHSPLLSWT, encoded by the exons ATGATGTTGTGCTTATTAAGTTTCAGCGAATCAGTTTCTGATTTTTCACTTTTGTGCAT GGCTGTTAAGGTGTGGCAAAAATTGCAGGCTCAGGTGGACAAATTATCTGATGCCAGACTTGAAGAGGCCTTCTATCAGAACACAAAGGCCTTGCAATCATTTCAATGTCTTGATGCTAACACATACAG AAGAAGTATGATTCTGAAAGCAAATATCTTACTGGCTAAGCTtcaatttttaaactttaaagctGCCCCATTGCTGGATCTGCTGGTTAGCTCAACTTG GTACTCACAAGCATCCACTCATCAGACCAAAGGATTCTCAAGACTAAATCTACACAAAAAAAGAAGTCATTCGCCATTACTTAGCTGGACTTGA
- the LOC114388693 gene encoding uncharacterized protein LOC114388693 isoform X2 translates to MTLFIKQLLPITDQNWAVKVWQKLQAQVDKLSDARLEEAFYQNTKALQSFQCLDANTYRRSMILKANILLAKLQFLNFKAAPLLDLLVSSTWYSQASTHQTKGFSRLNLHKKRSHSPLLSWT, encoded by the exons ATGACACTTTTCATCAAGCAGTTGCTTCCCATTACTGATCAAAACTG GGCTGTTAAGGTGTGGCAAAAATTGCAGGCTCAGGTGGACAAATTATCTGATGCCAGACTTGAAGAGGCCTTCTATCAGAACACAAAGGCCTTGCAATCATTTCAATGTCTTGATGCTAACACATACAG AAGAAGTATGATTCTGAAAGCAAATATCTTACTGGCTAAGCTtcaatttttaaactttaaagctGCCCCATTGCTGGATCTGCTGGTTAGCTCAACTTG GTACTCACAAGCATCCACTCATCAGACCAAAGGATTCTCAAGACTAAATCTACACAAAAAAAGAAGTCATTCGCCATTACTTAGCTGGACTTGA
- the LOC114388693 gene encoding uncharacterized protein LOC114388693 isoform X3 yields the protein MMLCLLSFSESVSDFSLLCMAVKVWQKLQAQVDKLSDARLEEAFYQNTKALQSFQCLDANTYRRSMILKANILLAKLQFLNFKAAPLLDLLVSSTWSPRGAGGWGRGKKYPHQGERRRGAR from the exons ATGATGTTGTGCTTATTAAGTTTCAGCGAATCAGTTTCTGATTTTTCACTTTTGTGCAT GGCTGTTAAGGTGTGGCAAAAATTGCAGGCTCAGGTGGACAAATTATCTGATGCCAGACTTGAAGAGGCCTTCTATCAGAACACAAAGGCCTTGCAATCATTTCAATGTCTTGATGCTAACACATACAG AAGAAGTATGATTCTGAAAGCAAATATCTTACTGGCTAAGCTtcaatttttaaactttaaagctGCCCCATTGCTGGATCTGCTGGTTAGCTCAACTTG GTCCCCGCGGGGAGCCGGGGGATGGGGACGGGGCAAAAAATACCCCCACCAAGGGGAGCGGAGACGGGGAGCAAGGTAA